DNA from Rosa rugosa chromosome 6, drRosRugo1.1, whole genome shotgun sequence:
TAACTTTCAATGTTTGAAACTTTAGCCTCTTTTCTATTTGGGAATTAGTTTCTGTGTACATTAGTGATGCATGTGTACTAATCATGGGGACTAAGGGTGCTACTTTAATTACTGCAATCTCTTGCTTCTGTGGCAAGTCTTTGTCTTATTCCTTGATCTATGAATGATTAGTAATCCTACTTCAAATCCAACAGAATTGTTGAGGTTAGTTGTGGACTACAGCTACACATATATGCATTTAGACCACTTCTTTTCAAGTTGGTTACATAGTCTTTTTCTCTAGCTGGTTTACCTACCATGAATATGGGATCATAATTGTAGTTTCAGTGTCAACCTCGTTTGTGGGACATTAATAATGATCGATGTATGCATAGACCTATGTAATTATTTAGCAACAAAGACTGTTACTTCCTACCTAAGCAGTGTCTATGTTCTTATGTTTTGATCGTTTATAACAATTGGAGAAgatggaatttgaattgaggACCTCTTTTTGAGACCAAGAGATATGGTTATGAATTGTCTAAATGACTACCCCAATTTGGTAGCTAGATACAGAAGGACCTACATGTATTCTATTTATACCTTGTTCTGTAGCATTACACATATTCCTTGTTGTTGGATTTTGGTCATTTGGTCCAAAATATGGGGTTGATCAAATTTCAGTGGTTATGTCCCACAGGTGGAACAAGCTGTTGAGGTATACCATGACAAAGAATACAGGTCTAAGAGATGGCTCTTCCCTTCTCACAACTTCACACTTTCGGTCATCTGGACTCCTTTCCTTGTCAAAGCAGCTACTTTTGAAGACATGAATGGAGTTTCCACTTCAGAGATCCAGCTTTATCTTGACAAACTCGATAAGACATGGACTGATCAATACAACAGCTTGGATTACCTGGTCATTTCCGGTGGGAAATGGTTCCTTAAAACTGCGATATACTATGAAAACGACACGGTCAGTGGCTGCCATTACTGCCCCGGAAAGAACTTAACTGAGCTAGGATTTGAACACGCCTATCACAATGCTCTCCGCCTGGTTTTCAACTTCATCAAAGGCTCGGATCATAAAGCATCTGTATTATTCAGAACCACGACGCCTGACCACTTTGAGAATGGAGAATGGTTTAGTGGAGGGTATTGCAACAGAACAGTGCCATTCAAAGAAGGTGAGGTTGACATGAAAGATGCAGACACCGTAATGCGTAACATTGAGTTGGAAGAATTCGAGAAGGCTTCGGACAAAGGAGCTGAAGAGGGAGAGCGTTTAAAGCTATTGGATACAACACACCTTTCATTGTTGAGACCCGATGGGCATCCAGGTCCTTACAGGCAGTTCCAGCCATTTGCAAAGGACCAAAATGCCAAAGTTCAGACTGACTGCCTACATTGGTGCTTGCCTGGGCCTATAGACTCCTGGAATGATTTggtgatggaaatgttgattaaCGGCGAAAAATATAAATGATCAAACCATATTTTGAACCTTGGGTTATCATTCAGCTCTTAAAATTCTGGCATCAGTTAAGTTTTGGTATTAGGATTGGCAAGGAATGGATGTTTCCTGCGGAAGGCTCACCAAGAAGAATTGAAGTTGAAAATGTATAAACCAAAGTGCATGCAAAAAACTTGGATCTATAATTGACAAAATATGAGTTTGGGAATTTCGAGATGAATCACTCTTCTTATTTTGGAGATATTAATGGATGGTGGATTGGATACATGATTTCACCTTGCAACTTTATGATCAAGTTGAGCAATTGAACTAAGTTGTATACATGGTCCAATGTCCAACTACCACAAGCATGAAGCATGAAATAAAATGCATTTTGATCAAGAATCAAGAATCAAGGGTCAACAATGAAATCAAACTCAGACCTCAACTTTATGGTGAATATATAACAAAAGCAATGGAATTTGGTCATTTATTAGCTTGAAATCAAGCCATGTCATTGTAACACAGAATCCATATTCATGAAACTGACTTCACAACCTTAAATCAGAACCCAAATTGCAATTCTGGATTATTAACTAACAAGTCATGTCTGAGACTCTTAACACCACCACAATTTTGTTCAACATATTCAGcagataaaaaaaaagtcaCATTAGAATGCAACTCTTCATCCTtctcatcttattttcttgaagTGGCGGCTTCTGCCTTCCTTGGATCTGTCTTAAGAAATCGATCCTGCACCAAAGTTTAACAAATGTGATTTACAATGTTTGTCACTAACCAATTTAGAAATGGGTCTCTTTCCCAAAAACTTGTTCTATTTTAAGCAAATGGTAGCTGTTATATACATACAATACATACATCCCCTAAATCTTTTACTCAGAACCCGTATGAAACAGCAAATAGGTAAATTACAATAAGCCTAAGCCTTCAATTGGGCAATCTAAGATAGTGATCCAACCTAATTTGTATGCAAGTTGACATACGAAACCAGAAGAATGCTCAAATTGATGGAAACAAAGATACACAAAGCTAGAGTCCAAAATCTTGAATTAAGAAAGTGAAACAAACGAACTCTAGTATCATCATTGCTAAGCTACAACATCAGTTATAAACAAATCAAGCTAGCTAAGACACTAGATAACAAAACAATTGACTGGTTTTCTCTCTCAGCAATATCATTCCCATTTACCCATTGCAACTAAGCTTTTAGAATCAAAATCCTCTAGCTCAATTCTGTCAAACCTCAACGTATTGCTGGTCCTTCCTGGTACCTCCACAGGTCATGTTCGTTATCCTGGAATCTCCCCTATCATTCTCCCCATTACATTCATCCTAAGGTGCCTGTCATCTGACCCAACTTCACTGCTCTTCTCAGAGCCCACAACTACCTCGGAGCACACTTGGCTTTCATGACAAACCCAAGCCTGCTTTACACCTAAATTTCTCAAATCAACAACGAACATCCCACCGGAATTCACACCAATCTGAACATTGCTAATAAGTTTTCCGAAACCATGACATCCGAAAAGCAATCAACTTTCTCTTGTATTTCCCGAACTGTAATACATTTCCACACCTTGTATCCCAGAATCTAATCTCACCATACACTCCAGAAAAGCCATAATACCCATACCCCATTAACAAATTGTAACCCGAAACTGAATCTGCTGAGTTGATCTCACCATAAAAATTTTCATACCAGCCAATCTTATTCACAGAAACCAAGTACAAACCGATCGTCCTAAATCCTAAaacttcaataaaaaaaaaaaaaaaaaactgaatcaCTGAAACCCCAGAAGTCGAAATCGTAAAGCTTTCATCTGGTTTGGATGATATGCTAAATGAATAGAAATCAAGGGGAGACGAACTTACGTTACCGACGAAGACGAAGTGGGCGACGACGACCGTGCCGACTATGCCTCCCAATACAGCTACGGGCCCAGTCAGCAGACTCCATTTCCTGtatatcatcttcttcttcttctctctcgcGGAGTCTCAGATTTCTGGTGAGTTTTGGCTTTTTGTTAATTTTAGTACTGGTAGTATGGTATGTGGAAAGGCCACTCTGTGTTTTGGGCTCAGCTTGGGCCTCCTACAAGCCAAGCCCATTTTGTTTTCCTGGATTTCTATGCCACGAAAGAGTTTTTATCACAAACATTTTCTAAAATTTGAGTCATTTGACATTTCGGTCAATATGGATCTAAAATTATCACATTGGTACctcaaaattaaaatttgaCATACTTTTAGTACCATCTGTTAATAACACCATTAACTCCTCCTTTTTGACAAGAGCAATTTTATCTTTCCATGTCCCATAGACCCATATTAATTAGGGAAAATTTTGTACATCAACTTAAGGTGACTGTGCATTTCTGTACACAAAGTTACAAATTATAAATTTTAGTACACGAACTTCTAACCCCGACCAACTATATGTACATGCCGTGACTAACACCGTTAGTCAACGTGCCACCTAGCATAATTTGAGGGGTAATTTGGTCTCTTTACATTTGTACTCTGGGCACctagctctctttctctcccttaCTCTaggcacccatctctctctctctctctctctctctctctctctctcctgcaCCTAAAGAACGAGTTTTGTCAAATCCAGAACCAATCTCTTCCCTTTACCGCTACTCGAATCCATGCTCAGATTCTGACTTGCCAGTGGCGAAGTGGGCAAATCCAAATCCGACGCCATTACTTCCCtcataattgaatcaaactcaGCTTGGAAGCAATGAGAGGCGAAATCTCCACCATCCGAGATTGATTGAAATCTTGATCGAAAATGTTGAAGATCACAAAAGGGTCAGCTATTGAGAAGATATAGGTTCGCTTTTTGACGGTGTGGGTGAACAAGGAATGGTGCAGTGGGGATTTCTCGATGCATTTCTGAGCTAGGGCTCCGATTCCGGGCTTTTTCGCAATCTCGCCGATCTTTTGGGCAATGCAGGCATAGTATATCAGACTCGGATTTGAAATCATTGATCGTTAGAGAAAAACCCAGAACTTGAGGATCGAATCGGAAATTCTAGGGGCTCGAAAAATTGGGGTCTTTTTTATCTAGAATCTAAGCATTTCGAATTGGGATATTAGGTAAGGAAATTGATGTTAGGAATTTAGGCATCTAATTCAGGGAAAACAAGGGTTGTAAACTGGGGTTGTTGTGTCAATATAATTTGGTTTATGGTAATCGGAGTTTGACTACTGGGAGAACGTGATCGAGTTCATCTTTTCTGGGAAagagttttctgggtttgggttGGGGTTTATCTTTTCTAGCTAAAAACCCTATTCTACCCTTCATTTTATGGATAATGGCATAATCACTGACGGGGTTATTGACATCGTGTATAAAAAATTGGTAGGGTTTATAAGTTCGTGTACTAAAGTTTAGAATTTGTAATTTTATGTATAGAAATTCATAGTGGGCCTAATTTCATGTACTATTTCTAAAATTTTTCCTATTAGTTAATTAGTAGTTATCCCAATTACTTCTCATTTTGCATATACTAGTACTACTTATGCTTTGTATTTTTCTTACTTTTAGTTAGTACTGAGTGACTAATTATCTCGATCAAGACGGTGATGAGTTTTGTGGCgggggaagagaaagagggCAAGGCGAAAATACCTTGGCAAAATAGAGGAGTTAAGGGTGTTATTTTCGGAGGGTACTAAAAATATGTCAGGGATTAATTTTGAGGTATCAATGTGATAGTTTTAAAATGTTGGgaaccaaagtgtcgaatgaccCGAATTTTGGAAACTGTTTGTGA
Protein-coding regions in this window:
- the LOC133717331 gene encoding protein trichome birefringence-like 25: MVKEMKFESSSSNPFSSPSSFLKHNHVFLKFAVCFLLVGLAFRFSDSIRLISVLQPLPPSIETEQEPEETESPVSSFLAQTPSSSPTIDFPATNITQNSENVKCDIFTGEWVPDPSGPRYTNESCPVIESHQNCMKNGRPDSAYFYWRWNPRDCELPKFNAQRFLALMRNKSWAFIGDSISRNHVQSLLCLLSQVEQAVEVYHDKEYRSKRWLFPSHNFTLSVIWTPFLVKAATFEDMNGVSTSEIQLYLDKLDKTWTDQYNSLDYLVISGGKWFLKTAIYYENDTVSGCHYCPGKNLTELGFEHAYHNALRLVFNFIKGSDHKASVLFRTTTPDHFENGEWFSGGYCNRTVPFKEGEVDMKDADTVMRNIELEEFEKASDKGAEEGERLKLLDTTHLSLLRPDGHPGPYRQFQPFAKDQNAKVQTDCLHWCLPGPIDSWNDLVMEMLINGEKYK